CTTCACCTGGAGAAAACATCGTGTTAGTGGACGAAGAAGCTCCTTTGGAAGTGCTCAAAGACCGCCTTGTCGTACTGGAATATACCGTCACCCTTGAAGACGGCTCTGTGATCCTTGGAGGAGACGAGCCGGCGGCCATGAATTTCGCCGTAGGCTACGGTCAGGTTCTTCCTGCGCTGGAAGCCCGCCTTTTGGGACACAAGGAAGGGGAAACACTACAGTTTGTGATTCCCGCCGACGAGGCTTTCGGGCCCTATGATCCCCGCCAGGTAAAGCGTCGCTCTTTTGAAGACTTTCCTCAGGGCCGTGATCTCCAGCCCGGGAAATGGGTTCTCGCCTCCAACGACCGCACGGGCGCACGGTATAGCTATTATGTTCAGTCGAAAGACGACGAAGGGGTGGTTTTGGATTTCAATCATCCTCTGGCCGGACACGATCTTTACTATCATGTGAATATCCTTAAAGTTCGAGATTTGACCCCCGAAGAACTGGTCGAGCTCCGCCCGTGTCAAGGGGCGTCGTGACGTCCATGGTGCCGAAAGTTTTCTGAAGATAGCGAAAATTTTGAGTCTTCGGCACAGACCGTGAAAGGTTCGCACACCAAACGCACGGGGGCCTGATCCCACCCGAAAGCCTGCGGGCGGACACTTCGGTCCGCCCCTACAGGGTCGGGTCCATGGGCGAATACGGGGGCGCTTTAAGGAATCGATGGAACAAACAAGCGAAAACCGGTGGAACGAAATGGCGTGCGGACGTTTAGGTTTCGGGATGAGCGGATTCTGCAGCCAGGACCGATCCCGCTTTATTGAAAGGAAGGTCTCAGGCCTTTTCCCCTTGGGTGCGTTCGAACCAGCGGCAGAACGCATACACAGCCATGGCTCTGTTGTCTTGGCGCAGCAACCCCCGGCATAGATCCACCAGTTCCTTGTGATGGCTTCGCAGTCGTTCATCATGCCCTTGGCTTTGGTAAAACTCGGCAAGAATCATCCCGGCTTGTAAAGCTGTCGCACTGCGGATCTGTTCTCGAGGGTCTTTGGGTTCCTGAAAAGGATCCCAGTTTTCGTAGCCCATTTTCAGAATGCGCTGTTGCCCTCTTTTGGACATCTGATCAAAAATAGCTTTCTTACGACGTTCGTATTCCTGGCGGTCTTCCACGAGCCAAACTCCTGTTACGGTTCATTCCAAAAAAGTTTGAGCCTGATTTTTTTAAATTCTCGAGTGCTGAAAAGAATTCGGTATTCATCAAGCCCAACGGCTTCGGAAAGCCTTTTAGCGATCTTTCGGCATTCATTTTCCGTTTTGGCATGGATCATGGCATAGAGATTGTAAGGCCACTGCGCATGAAGAGGTCTCTGGTAACAGTGGCTGACTTCCGGGA
Above is a genomic segment from Desulfosoma sp. containing:
- a CDS encoding FKBP-type peptidyl-prolyl cis-trans isomerase yields the protein MLVDEEAPLEVLKDRLVVLEYTVTLEDGSVILGGDEPAAMNFAVGYGQVLPALEARLLGHKEGETLQFVIPADEAFGPYDPRQVKRRSFEDFPQGRDLQPGKWVLASNDRTGARYSYYVQSKDDEGVVLDFNHPLAGHDLYYHVNILKVRDLTPEELVELRPCQGAS